From the genome of Mycobacterium dioxanotrophicus, one region includes:
- a CDS encoding ATP-dependent DNA ligase, giving the protein MERYERVRLTNPDKVLYPATGTTKAEVFDYYLSIAEVMLPHMAGRPVTRKRWPNGVDEPSFFEKQLASSAPDWLARGTIVHKSGTTTYPVIDTREGLAWIAQQAALEVHVPQWRFDHGEVGPATRIVFDLDPGEGVTMPQLCEVAQAVRELMGDIGLTTYPLTSGSKGLHLYVPLADPVSSQGASVLARRVAQQLEHAMPQQVTATMTKSLRAGKVFLDWSQNNAAKTTIAPYSLRGREFPTVAAPRTWDEIGDPDLRHLRFDEVLHRVSRDGDLLVGLDDDAPVADRLTTYRSMRDAAKTPEPVPKSVVPTGNNDRFVIQEHHARRLHYDLRLERDGVLVSWAVPKNLPETTSVNHLAVHTEDHPIEYLDFHGAIPKGEYGAGKMIIWDTGSYEAEKFRVTDDPDAKNGEVIFTLRGSRLDGRYALIQTEGKNWLAHRMKDQPRVQLQDFAPMLATEGSVAKLKESQWAFEGKWDGYRLLVDADHGQLQLRSRSGRDVTGEYPQLQALAADLADHHVILDGEVVALDEAGVPSFGEMQNRARSTRVEFWAFDILLLDGRSLLRAKYTDRRRLLEALAAGGGLIVPPLLPGDGPEAMDHSREQRFEGVVAKKRDATYQPGRRSASWIKDKFWNTQEVVIGGWRQGEGGRSSGIGALMLGIPAEGGLHFAGRVGTGFTEKELSKLKKLLAPLHIDESPFNAPLPTLDARGVTFVRPELVGEVRYSERTSDNRLRQPSWRGLRPDKTPDDVVWE; this is encoded by the coding sequence ATGGAGCGCTACGAACGGGTTCGGCTGACGAACCCCGACAAGGTGCTCTATCCCGCCACCGGCACCACCAAAGCCGAGGTGTTCGACTACTACCTCAGCATCGCCGAGGTCATGCTGCCGCACATGGCAGGCCGGCCGGTCACCCGTAAGCGCTGGCCCAACGGAGTGGACGAGCCGTCGTTCTTCGAGAAGCAACTCGCATCGTCGGCCCCGGATTGGCTGGCGCGCGGCACCATCGTGCACAAGTCCGGGACGACGACCTACCCGGTGATCGACACCCGTGAGGGGCTGGCCTGGATCGCTCAGCAGGCCGCATTGGAAGTGCATGTCCCGCAATGGCGATTCGACCACGGTGAGGTGGGTCCCGCGACGAGGATCGTGTTCGACCTCGACCCCGGCGAGGGGGTCACCATGCCGCAGCTGTGCGAGGTGGCCCAGGCGGTGCGTGAGCTGATGGGCGACATCGGCCTGACGACGTACCCGTTGACCAGCGGCAGCAAGGGCCTGCATCTGTATGTGCCGCTGGCTGATCCGGTCAGCTCCCAGGGGGCGTCGGTGCTCGCGCGGCGGGTGGCCCAGCAGCTGGAGCACGCCATGCCGCAACAGGTGACGGCCACCATGACCAAGAGCCTGCGGGCAGGCAAGGTGTTCCTGGACTGGAGTCAGAACAACGCCGCCAAGACCACCATCGCGCCGTATTCCCTGCGCGGGCGGGAGTTTCCGACTGTCGCCGCGCCCCGCACCTGGGACGAGATCGGGGACCCGGATTTGCGTCATCTGCGGTTCGACGAAGTGCTGCACCGGGTTTCGCGGGATGGTGACCTGCTGGTCGGGCTCGACGACGATGCGCCGGTGGCCGACAGGCTCACCACCTACCGCAGCATGCGCGACGCGGCGAAGACACCGGAGCCCGTACCCAAAAGCGTTGTCCCGACGGGTAACAACGACCGGTTCGTGATCCAGGAGCACCACGCCCGCCGCCTGCACTACGACCTGCGGCTGGAACGCGACGGCGTGCTGGTGAGCTGGGCCGTGCCCAAGAACCTGCCCGAAACCACCTCCGTGAATCACCTTGCGGTGCACACCGAGGACCATCCCATCGAGTATCTGGACTTCCACGGCGCAATCCCGAAAGGGGAGTACGGCGCCGGGAAGATGATCATCTGGGACACCGGAAGCTACGAGGCGGAGAAGTTCCGGGTCACCGACGACCCGGATGCCAAGAACGGCGAGGTCATCTTCACATTGCGCGGCAGCCGCCTCGACGGCCGGTACGCCCTCATCCAGACCGAGGGCAAGAACTGGCTCGCGCACCGGATGAAGGATCAGCCCCGGGTGCAACTGCAGGACTTCGCGCCGATGCTGGCCACCGAAGGGTCCGTCGCCAAACTCAAGGAATCCCAATGGGCATTCGAAGGTAAGTGGGACGGCTACCGGCTGCTGGTCGATGCCGACCACGGTCAGCTGCAGCTGCGCTCACGCAGCGGACGCGATGTCACCGGCGAGTATCCGCAGCTGCAGGCGTTGGCCGCCGATCTCGCCGACCACCACGTGATACTCGACGGCGAGGTCGTCGCGCTCGACGAGGCGGGCGTACCGAGTTTCGGTGAGATGCAGAACCGGGCGCGGTCCACCCGGGTCGAGTTCTGGGCGTTCGACATTCTGCTGCTCGACGGGCGGTCGTTGTTGCGGGCCAAGTACACCGATCGCCGTCGGCTGCTGGAGGCGCTGGCAGCCGGTGGTGGGCTGATCGTGCCGCCGCTGCTGCCCGGTGACGGACCCGAGGCCATGGACCACTCCCGCGAGCAGCGGTTCGAAGGCGTCGTCGCCAAGAAGCGGGACGCCACCTATCAACCCGGCCGGCGGTCGGCGTCGTGGATCAAGGACAAGTTCTGGAACACCCAAGAGGTGGTGATCGGCGGCTGGCGCCAAGGCGAGGGCGGTCGCAGCAGCGGTATCGGCGCGCTGATGCTCGGAATCCCGGCCGAGGGCGGGCTGCACTTCGCCGGCCGCGTGGGTACCGGCTTCACGGAGAAGGAGTTGAGCAAGCTCAAGAAACTGCTTGCCCCGCTGCACATCGACGAATCACCGTTCAACGCACCACTTCCCACGCTCGACGCGCGAGGGGTGACCTTCGTGCGGCCAGAGTTGGTCGGCGAGGTGCGCTACAGCGAACGCACGTCCGACAATCGGCTGCGCCAGCCGAGCTGGCGGGGTCTGCGCCCGGACAAGACGCCCGACGATGTGGTGTGGGAGTAG
- a CDS encoding ABC transporter ATP-binding protein → MAAITYRNASCIYEGSDKLAVDSLNLDIADGEFVVLVGPSGSGKSTALRMLAGLEDIDEGAIEIGGKDMTGVPSKDRDIAMVFQNYALYPTKTVAENMGFALKLRGVPADERRRKVEEAAKLLDLEPFLDRKPAKLSGGQRQRVAMGRAIVREPQVFCMDEPLSNLDAKLRVQTRTQIAALQRRLGTTTVYVTHDQVEAMTMGDRVAVLRNGKLQQFASPSELYDKPVNEFVAGFIGSPAMNLVKLPVVADGVQVSENSTLDLEREQLTRLNGLSEVTIGIRPEQLEIVDSGGIEVVVDLVEDLGSEAYVYTHAGSGSGVELVARCNPRTAPKLAQTVRLRKHPDGVVHLFHPQTGARI, encoded by the coding sequence ATGGCTGCAATCACTTACCGCAACGCCTCGTGCATCTACGAGGGCTCGGACAAGCTCGCGGTCGACTCGCTCAACCTCGACATCGCCGATGGTGAATTCGTGGTGCTGGTCGGCCCGTCCGGATCCGGGAAGAGCACCGCGCTGCGGATGCTGGCCGGTCTGGAGGACATCGACGAGGGCGCCATCGAGATCGGCGGCAAGGACATGACGGGGGTGCCGTCCAAGGACCGCGACATCGCGATGGTGTTCCAGAACTACGCGCTGTACCCGACCAAGACCGTCGCCGAGAACATGGGCTTCGCCCTCAAACTGCGTGGTGTGCCGGCCGACGAGCGGCGCCGCAAGGTCGAGGAAGCCGCCAAACTCCTTGACCTGGAGCCGTTCCTGGATCGCAAGCCCGCCAAGCTGTCCGGTGGTCAGCGTCAGCGCGTCGCCATGGGACGGGCGATCGTGCGCGAGCCGCAGGTGTTCTGCATGGACGAGCCGCTCTCGAACCTGGATGCCAAGCTGCGCGTGCAGACCCGTACCCAGATCGCCGCGCTGCAGCGCCGGTTGGGCACCACCACCGTCTACGTCACCCACGACCAGGTGGAGGCGATGACAATGGGGGACCGGGTTGCGGTGCTGCGCAACGGCAAACTGCAGCAGTTCGCCTCACCGTCGGAGCTCTACGACAAGCCGGTCAACGAATTCGTCGCCGGATTCATCGGATCGCCTGCCATGAACCTGGTCAAACTGCCCGTCGTCGCCGACGGTGTGCAGGTGAGCGAGAACTCGACGCTCGATCTCGAGCGGGAGCAGCTCACCCGGTTGAACGGCCTGTCCGAGGTCACCATCGGTATCCGGCCCGAACAACTGGAGATCGTGGACTCCGGCGGAATCGAGGTGGTGGTCGACCTGGTCGAGGACCTCGGCAGCGAGGCCTACGTTTACACGCACGCGGGCTCGGGCTCCGGTGTGGAGCTGGTCGCCCGGTGCAATCCGCGCACCGCGCCAAAACTGGCCCAGACCGTACGGTTGCGCAAGCACCCCGACGGCGTCGTGCACCTGTTCCACCCGCAGACGGGCGCGCGCATCTAG
- a CDS encoding carbohydrate ABC transporter permease: MSTVTTSATPETADNNGKVKRRKFDPWGVVAWIVGLGFFFPVFWMVLTAFKQEVDAYTTTPKIFFVPTLDEFKAVFANGVGTSLLNSLYATTVSTVLVLALGIPAAFALSLKPVRKTQDALFFFMSTKMLPIVAAIIPLYVIVSNIGLLDNIWALIILYTSMNLPIAVWMMRSFFLEVPGELLEAASLDGASTWRSVREVILPLVSPGIAATALICVIFAWNEFFFAVNLTAVQAQTMPVFLVGFIAGEGLYWAKLCAAATMAALPVVLAGWVAQNKLVRGLSFGAIK, encoded by the coding sequence ATGAGTACCGTCACGACGAGCGCGACGCCGGAAACAGCGGACAACAACGGAAAAGTCAAGCGGCGCAAGTTCGATCCGTGGGGCGTGGTGGCCTGGATCGTCGGCCTGGGATTCTTCTTCCCGGTGTTCTGGATGGTGCTGACCGCCTTCAAACAGGAGGTCGACGCCTACACCACGACGCCGAAGATCTTCTTCGTGCCGACCCTCGACGAATTCAAGGCGGTGTTCGCCAACGGCGTCGGGACCAGCCTGCTGAACTCGCTCTACGCCACCACCGTGTCCACGGTCCTGGTGCTGGCCCTGGGGATCCCGGCCGCCTTCGCGCTCTCCCTCAAACCGGTGCGCAAGACCCAGGACGCGCTGTTCTTCTTCATGAGCACCAAGATGCTGCCGATCGTCGCGGCGATCATCCCGCTGTACGTGATCGTGTCGAACATCGGCCTGCTGGACAACATCTGGGCCCTGATCATCCTGTACACCTCGATGAACCTGCCGATCGCGGTGTGGATGATGCGGTCCTTCTTCCTGGAGGTGCCGGGTGAGCTCTTGGAGGCCGCGAGCCTCGACGGCGCCAGCACCTGGCGTTCTGTGCGGGAGGTGATCCTGCCGCTCGTGTCACCCGGGATCGCGGCCACGGCGCTGATCTGCGTGATCTTCGCCTGGAACGAATTCTTCTTCGCGGTGAATCTCACTGCGGTGCAAGCCCAGACCATGCCGGTGTTCCTGGTCGGCTTCATCGCGGGTGAGGGCCTGTACTGGGCCAAGCTGTGCGCGGCGGCGACGATGGCCGCGCTTCCGGTGGTTCTCGCGGGCTGGGTCGCGCAGAACAAGCTGGTTCGTGGTCTGTCCTTCGGCGCCATCAAGTAG
- a CDS encoding carbohydrate ABC transporter permease, whose translation MTTSQLPAEADALTEAEHVARIKEKQDPGVSRAEGWRRRGPLLPALIFMIIVTQIPFLFTLYYSTLSWNLVRPGSRHFVGLQNYLDVVRDGTFWQVAINTVVIIVLTVLLSVIIGLLLALLLDRVFLGRGIVRTLLITPFLVTPVAGALMWKTAMLDPVFGIINWVLSPLGLKHVDWVSQFPLTSIIIALVWQWTPFMMLLILAGLQSMPRDILEAGRVDGAGAFQLFRELTLPHLRRFIELGTVLGAIYLVNTFDAIYMMTQGGPGTASANLPFYIYQRAFLGFDIGQAAAMGVIVVIFTMIIASFALRLIFKSFTGKEEAA comes from the coding sequence ATGACAACCAGTCAGTTACCGGCCGAAGCCGATGCGCTGACCGAGGCCGAGCACGTCGCACGAATCAAAGAGAAGCAGGACCCGGGTGTATCGCGGGCCGAAGGCTGGCGCCGCCGCGGCCCCCTGCTGCCGGCGCTGATCTTCATGATCATCGTCACCCAGATCCCGTTCCTGTTCACGCTGTACTACTCGACGCTGTCCTGGAACCTGGTTCGTCCGGGCTCGCGGCACTTCGTCGGGCTGCAGAACTACCTCGACGTCGTCAGGGACGGCACCTTCTGGCAGGTCGCGATCAACACGGTGGTCATCATCGTCCTGACCGTGCTGCTGTCGGTGATCATCGGGTTGCTTCTGGCACTGCTGCTGGATCGGGTGTTCCTCGGCCGCGGTATCGTCCGCACCCTGCTCATCACCCCGTTCCTCGTGACACCTGTTGCGGGAGCCCTGATGTGGAAGACGGCGATGCTCGACCCGGTGTTCGGCATCATCAACTGGGTGCTGTCCCCGCTGGGTCTCAAACACGTCGACTGGGTCAGCCAGTTCCCGCTGACCTCGATCATCATCGCCCTGGTGTGGCAGTGGACCCCGTTCATGATGCTGCTGATCCTGGCGGGCCTGCAGTCCATGCCGCGCGACATCCTGGAAGCCGGCCGGGTCGACGGGGCGGGTGCGTTCCAGCTGTTCCGTGAGCTGACCCTGCCGCACCTGCGCCGGTTCATCGAACTGGGCACGGTGCTCGGGGCGATCTACCTGGTCAACACCTTCGACGCCATCTACATGATGACCCAGGGCGGGCCGGGTACCGCGAGCGCGAACCTGCCGTTCTACATCTACCAGCGCGCGTTCCTGGGCTTCGACATCGGCCAGGCCGCCGCGATGGGCGTGATCGTCGTGATCTTCACGATGATCATCGCGAGCTTCGCACTGCGATTGATCTTCAAATCGTTCACGGGCAAGGAGGAGGCGGCCTGA
- a CDS encoding ABC transporter substrate-binding protein has translation MRFARKLAAVVAAAGLALTAGCAGAGSLGATDQTVTIAMVSNSQMTDARSLANRFEAANPDIKLRFVTLSENQARAKITASTAMGGGEFDVVMISNYEAPQWAENGWLVNLSDYARNTPGYDENDFIPSLRESLSYQGNMYAVPFYGESSFLMYRKDLFEQAGIEMPHNPTWQQVADAAAKLDSQDMVGICLRGKPGWGEVLAPLDTVINTFGGRWYDEKWNAQLTSPEVEKAVNFYVDLVRNHGEPGAATSGFGECATQFAQGRAAMWYDATSAVSVLEDPASSKVVGKVGYAMAPTVEKPNSGWLYTWALGIPKSSDKPDAAWKFISWMTDQNYIKLVGEQLGWARVPPGSRLSTYQIPQYKEAAKAFGQVTLDSIEGATPAKPTVQPVPYTGVQFLAIPEFQDLGTRVSQQISAAIAGQKSVADALEQSQKYAEVVGKTYQEKP, from the coding sequence ATGAGATTCGCAAGGAAGTTGGCCGCGGTCGTCGCGGCGGCCGGCCTGGCCCTGACGGCCGGTTGCGCCGGGGCGGGCTCGCTCGGTGCCACCGATCAGACCGTGACGATCGCGATGGTGTCGAACTCGCAGATGACCGACGCCCGCTCGCTGGCCAATCGGTTCGAGGCCGCCAACCCCGACATCAAGCTCAGGTTCGTCACGCTGTCGGAGAACCAGGCCCGGGCCAAGATCACCGCGTCGACGGCGATGGGCGGCGGCGAGTTCGACGTCGTGATGATCAGCAACTACGAGGCCCCGCAATGGGCCGAAAATGGCTGGCTGGTCAACCTTTCCGACTATGCACGCAACACGCCGGGCTATGACGAGAACGATTTCATCCCGTCGCTGCGTGAATCACTGTCCTACCAGGGCAACATGTACGCGGTGCCGTTCTACGGCGAATCCTCGTTCCTGATGTACCGCAAGGACCTGTTCGAGCAGGCCGGAATCGAGATGCCGCACAACCCGACCTGGCAGCAGGTGGCCGATGCCGCGGCCAAGCTCGACAGCCAGGACATGGTCGGCATCTGCCTGCGCGGCAAGCCCGGCTGGGGTGAGGTGCTGGCCCCGCTGGACACCGTGATCAACACCTTCGGCGGGCGCTGGTACGACGAGAAATGGAACGCCCAGCTCACCAGCCCCGAAGTGGAGAAGGCCGTCAACTTCTACGTCGACCTGGTCCGCAACCACGGCGAACCCGGCGCGGCGACAAGCGGTTTCGGTGAATGCGCGACACAGTTCGCCCAGGGCCGGGCGGCCATGTGGTACGACGCCACCTCGGCGGTGTCGGTGCTGGAGGATCCCGCGTCGTCGAAGGTGGTCGGCAAGGTCGGCTACGCGATGGCGCCGACGGTCGAGAAGCCGAATTCCGGATGGCTCTACACCTGGGCGCTGGGAATTCCCAAGAGCAGCGACAAGCCCGACGCCGCATGGAAATTCATCTCCTGGATGACCGACCAGAACTACATCAAGCTGGTCGGCGAGCAGCTCGGGTGGGCGCGGGTACCACCGGGCAGCCGGCTCTCGACGTATCAGATTCCCCAATATAAAGAAGCGGCAAAGGCGTTCGGTCAGGTGACACTCGATTCGATCGAGGGTGCCACACCCGCCAAGCCGACCGTGCAACCGGTGCCCTACACCGGCGTGCAGTTCCTGGCCATCCCGGAATTCCAGGACCTCGGAACCCGGGTGAGTCAGCAGATCAGCGCGGCGATCGCCGGGCAGAAGTCCGTCGCCGACGCGCTCGAACAGTCACAGAAGTACGCAGAAGTCGTCGGCAAGACCTATCAGGAGAAGCCATGA
- a CDS encoding sugar-binding transcriptional regulator, with the protein MSAPTPEDLRLALRAASLYYLDGLTQAEIAARLGVSRPTAGRLVAKAKANGLVRVEVVIPPGMSEDLHADEERELERRFGLTEAVVAANAERAGAALLMRRIAADDVLGFTWGPEQVSVATALVPGVASCRAVVQLDGAMSTAAYQTGIEQILTRCADTLRAETFRLPAPLYADPATVVSMRGDSVISRTLDAGRSADTMLFGVGAVSTSTTLFEGSFLDIRMLDELVSQGAVGEIGGRFFNAHGEPVHHELQQRAMSVPLEDIRTCEKTILVSGGAGKYQAILGALRGKLARLLVCDIDCARWLLAQK; encoded by the coding sequence GTGTCCGCACCGACACCAGAGGATCTGCGACTCGCTCTGCGTGCGGCCTCGCTGTATTACCTCGACGGCCTCACCCAGGCCGAGATCGCGGCACGGCTCGGGGTCTCCCGTCCGACCGCAGGGCGCCTCGTCGCCAAGGCGAAGGCCAACGGCCTTGTGCGCGTGGAGGTGGTGATTCCTCCCGGCATGAGCGAAGATCTGCACGCCGACGAGGAACGGGAACTCGAACGGCGCTTCGGGCTCACCGAGGCGGTCGTGGCGGCCAACGCCGAACGTGCCGGCGCCGCGCTGCTGATGCGGCGCATCGCCGCCGACGACGTACTCGGTTTCACCTGGGGCCCAGAGCAGGTCAGTGTCGCGACCGCACTGGTGCCCGGCGTGGCGAGTTGCCGTGCGGTGGTCCAGCTCGACGGCGCCATGTCCACCGCCGCGTATCAGACCGGCATCGAGCAGATCCTGACGCGGTGCGCGGACACTTTGCGCGCCGAGACCTTCCGGCTGCCCGCCCCGCTCTACGCCGACCCCGCGACCGTGGTCTCGATGCGCGGGGATTCGGTCATCTCGCGCACGCTGGACGCCGGCCGCAGCGCCGACACCATGCTGTTCGGGGTGGGCGCGGTGTCGACCTCCACAACGCTGTTCGAAGGCAGCTTCCTGGACATCCGGATGCTCGACGAACTCGTCTCCCAGGGCGCCGTCGGCGAGATCGGCGGTCGTTTCTTCAACGCTCACGGTGAGCCCGTTCACCACGAACTGCAGCAGCGGGCGATGTCGGTGCCGCTCGAAGACATCCGTACGTGCGAGAAAACCATCCTGGTATCCGGCGGCGCCGGTAAGTACCAGGCCATCCTCGGTGCCCTGCGCGGCAAGCTGGCCCGGCTATTGGTATGCGATATCGATTGCGCCCGTTGGTTGTTGGCGCAGAAATGA
- a CDS encoding mannitol dehydrogenase family protein has protein sequence MTDVTHTTSATQKPTAARPNYPRDQVQVGIVHFGVGGFHRAHQAMYIDRLLQKGLATEWGICGVGVLPSDRKMANVMAAQDGLYTLMLVHPDGTREARVIGSIVDYRYAPDDPEGVVELLASPSTRIISLTITEGGYNLDSVSPDEVNVFGLVTDALALRRDRGVPAPTIVSCDNIEGNGNMARHTFTTYAERVHPGLGEWIGTHTRFPNSMVDRITPVTTPEVIETVHSEFGITDQWPVVAEPFTSWVLEDSFSDGRPPFEEAGVLMVDDVTPYELMKLRLLNAGHQALCYFGYLAGYRLVHDAAADPLFAEFLLDYMDSEGTPTLEPVPGIDLDDYKRTLIERFANPGVRDTIVRLCFGSSDRIPKWLLPVIRENLRTGAPIRLSAAVVASWARYAEGVDEQGEPIKVEDALAETLVPLAQSQRENPTAFIEYTPLFGDLATEPRFVEAYLWALDSLHRVGARATLEALRS, from the coding sequence ATGACAGATGTGACGCACACAACATCCGCTACGCAAAAGCCCACCGCGGCGCGCCCCAACTACCCCCGCGACCAGGTACAGGTCGGCATCGTGCACTTCGGCGTCGGCGGGTTCCATCGCGCGCATCAGGCGATGTACATCGACCGGTTGCTGCAGAAGGGCCTGGCCACCGAATGGGGCATCTGCGGTGTCGGGGTGCTGCCGTCGGATCGGAAGATGGCCAACGTCATGGCCGCACAGGACGGGCTCTACACCCTGATGCTGGTTCACCCCGACGGCACCCGCGAGGCCCGCGTGATCGGATCCATCGTCGACTACCGGTACGCCCCCGACGATCCCGAAGGCGTCGTCGAGCTCCTCGCCAGCCCGTCGACCCGGATCATCTCGTTGACCATCACCGAGGGTGGCTACAATCTGGACTCCGTGTCCCCCGACGAGGTCAACGTGTTCGGACTGGTGACCGACGCGTTGGCGCTGCGGCGCGACCGTGGCGTTCCCGCACCGACCATCGTGTCCTGCGACAACATCGAGGGCAACGGCAACATGGCGCGGCACACGTTCACCACCTACGCCGAACGGGTCCATCCGGGCCTCGGCGAGTGGATCGGCACCCACACCCGATTCCCCAATTCGATGGTGGACCGCATCACCCCGGTCACCACGCCGGAGGTGATCGAGACCGTGCACTCGGAGTTCGGCATCACCGACCAGTGGCCGGTGGTGGCCGAACCGTTCACGTCGTGGGTACTGGAGGATTCGTTCTCCGATGGCCGTCCTCCGTTCGAGGAGGCCGGCGTGCTGATGGTCGACGACGTAACGCCCTACGAGCTGATGAAGCTGCGGCTGCTCAATGCCGGTCACCAAGCGCTCTGCTACTTCGGGTATCTCGCCGGCTATCGCCTGGTGCACGACGCCGCGGCCGACCCGTTGTTCGCCGAATTCCTGCTGGACTACATGGATTCCGAAGGCACCCCGACACTCGAGCCCGTCCCGGGCATCGATCTCGACGACTACAAGCGCACGTTGATCGAGCGTTTCGCCAACCCGGGCGTGCGCGACACCATCGTGCGGTTGTGCTTCGGCTCGTCCGACCGCATCCCGAAGTGGCTGTTGCCGGTCATCCGGGAGAATCTGCGGACCGGTGCGCCGATTCGGCTGTCGGCGGCCGTGGTGGCCAGCTGGGCCCGCTACGCCGAGGGCGTCGACGAGCAAGGCGAACCGATCAAGGTCGAGGACGCGCTGGCGGAGACGCTCGTGCCGCTGGCCCAGTCTCAGCGCGAGAACCCGACAGCCTTCATCGAGTACACCCCCTTGTTCGGCGACCTCGCGACCGAGCCCCGGTTCGTCGAGGCCTATCTCTGGGCGCTGGATTCCCTGCACCGCGTCGGCGCCCGGGCCACTCTGGAGGCACTGCGATCATGA
- a CDS encoding carbohydrate kinase family protein, whose translation MNRALVIGEALVDIVKRGGAITSEHVGGSPLNVALGLARLGRDVDFLTHIADDPHGRRIAEYAKAVGVDLVSGSMSAKRTPTAQVTLKNGSPSYTFDLDWQLSGTAEVGPPLVAHTGSIAAVLEPGCRAVAALLDAYHLSATITFDPNVRPVLITDDDAARGRIERLVEHSDIVKVSDEDLRWIDKRSSPEKIARTWLSMGPSIVAVTVGSEGAFALCEAGMVRVPARPVEVVDTVGAGDAFMAGLIDAVWEQGLLGADKRRDLRAISSDALEDAVLRASRASAWTVARAGADLPDRDALSHPG comes from the coding sequence ATGAACCGAGCTCTGGTCATCGGTGAGGCACTGGTGGACATCGTCAAGCGAGGCGGCGCGATCACCAGCGAGCATGTCGGCGGCAGCCCACTCAACGTGGCACTCGGGCTGGCCCGGCTGGGCCGCGACGTCGACTTCCTCACCCACATCGCCGACGACCCTCACGGCCGGCGCATCGCCGAGTACGCCAAAGCCGTTGGGGTTGACCTTGTTTCGGGCAGCATGTCCGCGAAACGCACCCCCACCGCGCAGGTCACGCTCAAGAACGGCTCGCCGAGCTACACGTTCGACCTGGACTGGCAACTCTCCGGCACGGCCGAGGTGGGCCCACCGCTGGTGGCGCATACCGGTTCCATCGCCGCGGTGCTGGAGCCCGGGTGCCGGGCAGTGGCCGCACTCCTCGACGCCTACCACCTGTCGGCCACCATCACGTTCGATCCGAACGTGCGCCCGGTGTTGATCACCGACGACGACGCGGCCCGTGGCCGGATCGAACGCCTCGTGGAACACTCCGACATCGTCAAGGTCAGCGATGAGGACCTGCGGTGGATCGACAAGCGGAGCTCCCCGGAGAAGATCGCCCGCACGTGGCTGTCGATGGGCCCCTCGATCGTCGCAGTGACCGTGGGCTCAGAGGGCGCGTTCGCGTTGTGCGAAGCCGGAATGGTGCGGGTGCCCGCCCGACCGGTCGAGGTGGTGGACACCGTGGGAGCCGGCGACGCGTTCATGGCCGGGTTGATCGACGCCGTGTGGGAGCAGGGTCTGTTGGGCGCCGACAAGCGCCGCGACCTGCGCGCCATCAGCTCCGATGCGCTCGAAGACGCCGTCCTGCGGGCCTCGCGGGCGTCGGCTTGGACGGTCGCCCGGGCGGGTGCCGACCTGCCCGATCGCGACGCGTTGAGCCATCCCGGCTAG
- the ku gene encoding non-homologous end joining protein Ku: protein MRSIWKGSIAFGLVNVPVKVYSATEDHDIKFHQVHAKDNGRIRYKRVCEVCGEVVEFRDINKAYESDDGQMVVITDEDIATLPEERSREIEVVEFIPADQLDPLMYDKSYFLEPDSKSSKSYVLLAKTLAETERVAIVHFSLRNKTRLAALRVKDFSKRNVMVIHTLLWPDEIRDPDFPVLDKEVEIKPAELKMAGQVVESMTDDFHPDQFRDDYQAQLYELVQAKLEGGEAFSVEEQPADLDETEDVSDLLAKLEASVKARKGGGAAKSDKDSDKDSEDEAKPARKAPAKKAAAKKAPAKKAAPKK, encoded by the coding sequence ATGCGATCCATCTGGAAGGGTTCGATCGCCTTCGGCCTGGTGAACGTACCGGTCAAGGTCTACAGCGCGACCGAGGACCACGACATCAAGTTTCATCAGGTGCACGCCAAGGACAACGGGCGCATCCGATACAAGCGGGTATGCGAGGTGTGTGGCGAGGTCGTTGAATTCCGGGACATCAACAAGGCCTATGAGTCCGACGACGGGCAGATGGTGGTGATCACCGACGAGGACATCGCCACCCTGCCCGAGGAACGCAGCCGCGAGATCGAAGTGGTCGAGTTCATCCCGGCCGATCAGCTCGATCCGCTGATGTACGACAAGAGCTATTTCCTGGAGCCCGATTCCAAGTCGTCCAAGTCGTACGTGCTGCTGGCCAAGACCCTTGCCGAGACCGAGCGGGTGGCGATCGTGCACTTCTCGCTGCGCAACAAGACCCGGCTCGCGGCGTTGCGGGTCAAGGATTTTTCCAAGCGCAATGTCATGGTGATCCACACCCTGCTGTGGCCCGACGAGATCCGCGACCCCGATTTCCCGGTGCTGGACAAGGAAGTCGAGATCAAGCCGGCCGAACTGAAGATGGCAGGCCAAGTGGTGGAGTCGATGACCGACGACTTCCACCCCGATCAGTTCCGCGACGACTACCAGGCCCAGCTCTATGAGCTGGTGCAGGCCAAACTCGAAGGCGGCGAAGCATTCTCGGTCGAGGAGCAACCGGCCGACCTCGACGAGACCGAGGACGTCTCCGACCTGCTCGCCAAGCTCGAGGCCTCGGTGAAGGCCCGCAAGGGTGGCGGTGCGGCCAAGTCGGACAAGGACTCCGACAAGGACTCCGAGGATGAGGCCAAACCCGCCAGGAAAGCACCGGCGAAAAAGGCCGCCGCCAAAAAGGCTCCGGCCAAGAAGGCCGCCCCGAAGAAGTAA